One Phaseolus vulgaris cultivar G19833 chromosome 11, P. vulgaris v2.0, whole genome shotgun sequence genomic window carries:
- the LOC137832981 gene encoding putative disease resistance RPP13-like protein 1, producing the protein MAAEMVTGALVSTFVERTIDTLASRFVDIFRARKHKKMQLSHLKMKLLAIDVVAFDAEQKQFTDPRVRDWLLRAKDVVFDAEDLLEEIDYELSKSQVEAESQSATNKVWNSLKSSFVSFFQNEIESKMEQVIENLEDLETQIGFLGLKKTSGVGIGSGSSSKLTYTSLPNESAIYGRDDDKEFVFNWLTPDTHCNLSILCIVGMGGLGKTSLAQHIYNDPRIEGKFDIKAWVSVPQEFDVLNVSRAILDTITGSTEHSIQQEVVQRRLKEKLTGKKFLLILDDVWNERQSKWEDVQKPLLFGGQGSRILVTTRSENVAVSMRSEKHLLKVLGKDYSWDLFAKHAFQSSNPQPDPEFTEIGKKIVEKCNGLPLALKTMGSLLHSKSSFWEWESIMKSEIWDFSENESDMLPALRLSYLHLPSHLKKCFAFCALFPKGYEFNKECLIQLWMAENFLETPLQKRSPKEVGEQYFNDLLSWSFFQESGKEEEKHFTMHDLLNDLAKFVCEDICIRLGVDDPTGIIKASRHFSFPTTRADYFDGFGSLIDTQKLHTFMPTNPFRCPWYCKMWINDLFSKFKFIRVLSLSNCYNLKEVPKSVGKLRHLRSLDLSFTDIQKLPHSISLLYKLQILKLNNCKRLKELPSYLHQLDNLRCLEFINTEVNTVPAHLGKLKNLQVLMSSFYVEKSKAFSIQHLGELNLHGSLRIHELQNVDNPSYALEANLKNKADLAELQLEWNIMGNSSVDSTKAGDVIENLRPSKHLKKLSVRNYVGVPPLGLLPFLKKLEISGFDEIVRIDGDFHGNNSCSFKSLETLEFSNMSKWEKWDCQALTGDFPCLRQLCIRSCPKLKGQLPEQVVPLERLHIEDCQELEGSASRALYLNLRDCGKLQLDCATMRRLIIGGHNMEVSLLEIVGSSNTLDYLRIYSLLKSITDDSVSLCNFPLDFFQTLRSLQLSGIRNLQMISQGLIHNHLERLQIIRCHKLESLPANMHMLLPSLRSLCIEHCPRLESFPAGGLPSNLEELEINNCSRLFGSLKGAFGDNSCLKTLCIVDVDADCIPEEGLLPFSLSTISIYNCPILEKLVYKGVYKLSSITETF; encoded by the exons ATGGCAGCAGAAATGGTTACTGGCGCTCTTGTTTCTACTTTCGTGGAGAGGACTATTGACACTTTGGCTTCCCGTTTTGTCGACATATTTCGTGCAAGAAAACACAAAAAGATGCAACTCAGCCACTTGAAGATGAAGCTCCTAGCCATTGATGTTGTTGCTTTTGATGCAGAGCAAAAGCAATTTACAGATCCACGTGTGAGAGATTGGCTTCTCAGGGCCAAAGATGTTGTGTTTGATGCAGAAGATCTCTTGGAGGAAATAGATTATGAACTCTCCAAAAGTCAAGTGGAAGCTGAGTCCCAGAGTGCTACTAACAAGGTGTGGAATTCTCTCAAATCTTCTTTTGTAAGTTtctttcaaaatgaaattgaatcCAAGATGGAACAAGTCATTGAAAACCTAGAAGATCTTGAAACCCAAATCGGTTTTCTAGGTTTGAAAAAGACTAGTGGTGTTGGGATTGGATCAGGATCGAGTAGTAAATTAACATATACATCTTTGCCAAATGAAAGTGCTATTTATGGCAGAGATGATGACAAAGAATTTGTCTTTAACTGGCTCACACCTGACACTCACTGCAACCTTTCTATACTTTGTATTGTGGGCATGGGTGGGTTGGGTAAGACCTCACTTGCCCAACACATATACAATGACCCAAGGATTGAAGGTAAATTTGATATTAAAGCTTGGGTCAGTGTTCCACAGGAATTTGATGTTCTCAATGTATCAAGAGCAATTCTTGACACAATTACTGGTTCAACTGAGCATAGTATACAGCAAGAAGTGGTTCAGAGAAgactgaaagaaaaattgacggGGAAGAAATTTCTTCTCATTTTGGATGATGTTTGGAACGAAAGACAATCTAAATGGGAAGATGTGCAGAAGCCCCTACTTTTCGGAGGCCAAGGCAGTAGGATTCTTGTCACTACACGTAGTGAGAATGTTGCTGTTAGCATGCGATCAGAAAAGCACCTCCTGAAGGTGTTAGGGAAGGATTATAGCTGGGACTTGTTCGCAAAACATGCATTCCAAAGTTCTAATCCTCAACCGGATCCAGAGTTCACGGAGATTGGTAAGAAGATAGTTGAAAAATGTAATGGACTTCCTTTAGCCTTGAAAACAATGGGAAGTCTATTACACAGTAAATCATCATTTTGGGAATGGGAAAGCATTATGAAAAGTGAGATATGGGATTTTTCAGAAAATGAAAGTGATATGCTCCCTGCTTTAAGATTGAGTTATCTCCACCTTCCTTCTCATCTGAAGAAATGTTTTGCTTTTTGTGCCTTATTTCCCAAAGGTTATGAGTTTAACAAGGAGTGTTTAATTCAACTGTGGATGGCTGAAAATTTTCTAGAAACCCCTCTACAGAAAAGGAGTCCTAAAGAAGTTGGAGAACAGTATTTCAATGATCTGTTATCTTGGTCCTTCTTTCAAGAATCTGGAAAAGAAGaggaaaaacattttactaTGCATGACCTTCTAAATGATTTGGCAAAATTCGTTTGTGAGGACATCTGCATCAGGTTAGGAGTTGATGATCCAACAGGTATAATCAAGGCAAGCCGTCATTTTTCATTTCCAACCACTCGTGCTGACTATTTTGATGGGTTTGGAAGTTTGATTGATACTCAAAAGTTGCATACATTTATGCCAACTAATCCTTTTCGTTGCCCTTGGTATTGTAAGATGTGGATAAATGACTTGTTCTCCAAATTTAAGTTCATACGCGTCTTGTCTTTGTCTAATTGTTATAACCTTAAAGAGGTGCCTAAATCTGTAGGAAAACTTAGGCATCTCCGTTCATTAGATCTCTCTTTTACTGACATACAAAAACTACCTCACTCAATAAGTTTACTCTACAAGTTGCAAATACTGAAGTTGAACAATTGTAAAAGATTGAAGGAGCTTCCCTCATATTTGCATCAACTGGATAATTTGCGATGCCTTGAATTTATAAATACTGAAGTGAACACTGTGCCAGCACATTTGGGAAAGCTGAAGAATCTCCAAGTATTGATGAGCTCATTTTACGTTGAGAAAAGTAAGGCATTCAGTATTCAGCATTTAGGAGAACTCAATCTTCATGGAAGTCTAAGAATTCATGAGCTGCAGAACGTTGACAATCCCTCTTATGCATTAGAAGCAAATTTGAAGAACAAAGCAGACCTTGCGGAGCTACAGTTAGAATGGAATATTATGGGCAACTCCTCTGTTGATTCAACCAAAGCTGGGGATGTAATTGAGAATCTACGACCTTCAAAACACTTGAAGAAGTTATCAGTAAGGAACTATGTTG GTGTTCCTCCGCTTGGTCTTTTGCCATTTCTGAAGAAGCTGGAGATTTCAGGGTTTGATGAGATAGTGAGAATTGATGGTGATTTTCATGGGAACAACTCTTGTTCGTTTAAATCCCTTGAAACATTGGAGTTCTCCAATATGAGTAAATGGGAAAAGTGGGACTGCCAAGCTCTTACAGGTGATTTTCCATGTCTACGACAGCTTTGCATAAGAAGTTGTCCGAAGCTGAAAGGACAGTTACCAGAGCAAGTTGTTCCTTTGGAAAGACTACATATTGAAGACTGCCAAGAACTTGAGGGTTCCGCTTCCAGGGCTCTATATTTAAATTTACGTGACTGTGGAAAGCTGCAGTTGGACTGTGCTACAATGAGAAGGCTTATAATTGGTGGGCACAACATGGAAGTATCATTGCTGGAAATTGTTGGGTCGTCCAACACTCTTGATTACTTACGGATATATTCACTTCTGAAGTCAATAACTGATGACTCTGTCTCTTTATGTAACTTTCCGTTGGATTTCTTCCAAACACTCAGGAGCCTTCAACTCAGTGGGATTCGTAATTTACAGATGATTTCACAGGGTCTCATCCATAATCATCTGGAGCGTCTGCAAATCATTAGGTGCCATAAATTAGAATCATTGCCTGCAAACATGCATATGCTGCTTCCATCTCTCCGAAGTTTATGTATAGAACACTGTCCAAGACTTGAGTCGTTCCCTGCCGGAGGCTTGCCATCAAATCTAGAAGAGCTGGAAATCAATAATTGCTCTAGACTTTTTGGATCACTGAAAGGAGCTTTTGGAGACAATTCTTGTCTGAAAACATTGTGTATTGTAGATGTGGATGCGGATTGTATTCCTGAGGAAGGTTTACTTCCATTCTCTCTTAGTACTATATCCATCTATAATTGTCCAATTCTAGAGAAACTAGTGTACAAGGGTGTCTATAAACTCTCATCCATCACTGAGACTTTTTGA
- the LOC137833230 gene encoding putative disease resistance protein At3g14460 encodes MHGRLSIGELQNIENPSDAKAVDLKMISHASLEDLKVYSCPNMNIPMSRQYDFLVTLTINDSCDSLTTFAIDFFPTLRSLYLRNCCNLQVILQVYAHTQLQDLTISDCPHFESLPERIHILLPCLEFISIRDCPKVDSFSDGYLSSNIKRMYLTNSSKLIASLKGSFGDNSSLEALFIGNLDVQSFPDEGFLPISLTSLRIYDFQNLEKLDYKGLCHLSSLKELFLVKCPSLQCLPDEGLPKSISYLTISGN; translated from the coding sequence ATGCATGGAAGGCTATCAATTGGGGAGCTGCAGAATATTGAGAACCCCTCGGATGCAAAAGCAGTGGATTTGAAAATGATATCTCATGCTTCTCTTGAAGACTTGAAAGTTTATTCTTGCCCCAATATGAATATTCCCATGAGTCGACAATATGATTTCCTTGTAACTTTGACGATTAATGACAGTTGTGACTCTCTAACCACCTTTGCAATAGACTTCTTCCCAACACTCAGGTCCCTTTATCTGCGCAACTGTTGTAATCTACAAGTGATTTTACAGGTATATGCTCATACTCAGCTCCAGGATCTGACAATCAGTGATTGCCCTCATTTTGAATCATTGCCTGAACGAATACATATCCTCCTTCCATGTCTTGAATTCATAAGCATACGAGATTGTCCTAAAGTTGATTCCTTCTCTGATGGATATTTGTCATCAAATATAAAAAGGATGTATCTCACTAATTCCTCCAAACTTATTGCCTCACTGAAAGGGTCTTTTGGAGACAATTCCTCTCTAGAAGCATTGTTTATTGGAAATCTCGATGTACAGTCTTTTCCTGATGAAGGTTTTCTTCCAATATCTCTTACTTCTCTACGGATCtatgattttcaaaatcttgaaaaactGGACTACAAGGGTCTCTGTCACCTCTCCTCTCTCAAGGAATTGTTTCTTGTTAAATGCCCCAGCCTCCAATGCTTACCAGATGAGGGTCTTCCCAAATCCATTTCATATCTTACCATTTCAGGCAATTGA